The genomic window aatcatacagtgtgcactTGGCTTAAGACACCAATAGGGTTTCAGTAAACACATCTTTGCATCAAAGAAAACATGGCATGTTATGTCTATATACTCTAGTTTACAACAAGTCGTATAATAACAGCtgtcaatttattaaaaataaatcactgctaCGATGACATAATGCTTGTTTGTTCTGAAAAAAAGTTACTATACTCAGGGCCATCTGATTTGTTATTGTTAGTTGGAGTTACGTGTTCAAGGCCATAAACTACGCTCCCCAATTGACATTTTCACCTCCGTTTAGGTATCATTTAGCACCTCAGTAAAAAATGTGCAATAATAAATGATGTAATGTGTAGATAATACATGTATGTAATGTGTAAAGAAtctgcaaaaattattatttgtgtacatttctaACCGAAATCAGTATCTAAGCTCACATTGTGtgagcatcttgcagttgatgttCATTAAAGTCTTCATTGTCTATTTTGGCTGCTTGTTTTGGAACACAAGGAATTGTTGGCTAAGATCTGattataaacatttttttcatGTGACACTTGTATCAAAGTACTTGGTACATCTTCATATACTTGGTTTCGAGGTTCTTAGTCCCTGAGAATGATTAAAAAGGGGGGTGAGGAACCGTTCTTAAAGGAAACACTTTTAGATGGTCTCTACATAATTGGCAGGGAAGAGACCCTGGCGTCCATCTTTGCTAGAACCCCTCCACCACGCTTTATCAATTGTTTCCACAtcactgatgatgtcaccaggTTCAAAAGAGATTTCTGTTTCATCCTCTGTTGAGAATAGAGAAGTTTCAAATGACATGTTCAAATGAGatttcatgttttcattttgtgtgtATGACATTAACAATAAATGATGTATTGTTTAAGACAGCAACACTAACCTGCTTGGTAGTCATACAAAGCTCTTACACGAAGAAGTCTATCTGGTGATGACTAAGGTACAAAGGAGAACAAAAACTTCAGttgcattaattaaatattttattacattaagaattttaattagggctgtcaattgattaatgaatcaaattaatcacaaataaacagttgccgaaattaacaataattcaatatataataatcaaaataattatgaatgtactgtggcaagaaaaagtatgtgaaccctttggaattagctggttttctgctttacttggtcataaaatgtgatagacaaacacaatgtgcttaatctaacaacacacaaacaattataataattaatgtctttattgaacatatGCTATTAAACATTCAGATCACTgtagaaaaagtaagtgaacccctggatttaataactggtcgatcctcttTTGGCAGCAATAATGTCAACCTAGCATttctggtagctgcggattaaacctgcacaacattcagaaggaattttggaccattcttccttacagaactgcttcagctcagccatattcttagcaTGTCTGGTGataacggctctcttgaggtcattacctgtttaatgttttccgtatagttTGAACAGAGATGTTCCAAtgtaaccagttccaatgattccttcaagtcttaagCTGtaactctagggttctttttttttttttacctcattgagcattctgtggtgtgccctttgagtttTCTTGGCTTGACGACCACTTTTAGGGAGAGTAGCTACAATACCTAAGACACactatctaagctcttcgagataactttgtaaccattTACAGACTTATGCAAAGCAATAATTAATTTAGCATGTTCCACaccagcagatgcttcttgtgaataacaaaatcaaaagtcaaagtagctctaacccacacctccaatctcagtTCATTAATtgtatgccaggtttgccaattcCTGACTGTAATTaacttttgttgacatcattagcctaggggttctttttctacagcactgtgaatgtttaatgggatgtgttcaataaagacatgaaagattagaattgtttgtctgttgttgtcataaacacattgtgtttgtctatacttgtgactttgatgaagatgagttTACATTTTATGAACAATTAATGCAGAATATCAGCTAATTCCAaatggttcacatacttttacttgccactgtatataataAATACGGTTTAATAATTCTGATAATTCTAATACATTACATTACTGTTGCAGACAAGTAAATCATTGAtacaaaaagtgactttagaTGTCAATGTTTTATTTGGTTTCACAGTCAAACAAAACATGCATGCAAGCGGTGCTGCTTGGGTGTAAAGCAATTCCCACTGGCGCTCTTTAGTTAAGATTTAGAATCAAACTCTAAACTGACAAAATGTATGTACAGTTGGGGGCATGATTAATAGTCTTTTTTTAAAGCAttcatttttcatataattaattgcactgaattaacttTTTTGTGAGTTATGATGTCTGGTTTTGTTGTTACCTCGCCATTCTCGGTCACCAGCTCTGTCTGGatttcatcatcatcttcctcttcaTGATTAACTGTGTAACAGTACCTCTCAGGTGTGCTATGCTCAGATACATCAACATCCTCTTCTTAAAACCAAAAACATAAGTAAAAGCTCATCACAAATGAGACAACAAAACTTTATAACTACCACTGAAAACATGTACCATTCACTGGTCTGCCACATTCTGATTCATCTTCAGTAAACAGATCATGCTCTGATGTGTTCACAAACAACTCTGGGTACATAATAATAGAAACATGCCAATCACACCCAAACTCAAACATTCTGTATCTCATATTCTGCCTAAGTGTTTCTATCACCTTGGTTTTCTGGTAGGTCTTCGTCAATCTCATCATCTTCCAAGTCCTCTTCTAAGGTTGGTACTACAGTTCTACCTGGCTCAGGTCCTGACTGCGCCACATCTGGAAGGAATTCCTCAGATTCTACAGCAGGCTGCTCCTCAGAGCCTAGTTCCTCCTCAGACTCTAACTCTGGTTCCAGCTCTTGCTCCTCAACCTTCTCCAGGGGGCTAATGCCACTATTCTCATCCACAGTCTCCAATTGTTCTTCTACTGTTTTCACTTCATCTTCAAAATGTGTGGTGATCTTGTTATCTGAAGATAAGGTGGTTGAAAGTTTCCCTGGTTCCTCCCCCTCTTCTTCGTCTACTTCAACCAGCACAGTCTTGGCAGTGAGGTACGCGTCTGACTTTAGTTCACACAGCATTCGGGAGCCAGTTACAAGCTCTGAGAGAGATGTTAAGAATAAGAGTCAATCTACactcaaagcaaaaaaaaaactttaaaccaTGGGATTTCAATCTTTTCAAACAAGATACCCCTTGATGGATAAAGACATGGGACCCCCTGTTACCTATTGTATAAAATCGCATTTAGCctgtaatgatgataataatagggCCAGTGGTGGgacagcggttaaggctctgggttactgactgaaagttCGGGGGTTCAGGCCCCAGCACCGCCAgaataccactgttgggcccttgagcaaggccctttaccctatctgctccaggggtgctgtttcatggctgaccctgcgctctgaccccagcttagttgggatatgcaaaaaaaaactgcatttcattggctctatacctgtactctgcacaatgacaataaagttgaatcttaatcttaataataataataattattattaaaaataataagttGCATTTAGCTAATAATAGTcccatattaatgtatttacatataTTGTAATGCTTATATTGCAAAGCTATTAAAATCATATTCCtctatttacatttgaattgtaatTAAAGCTAATGTGTaatgttttttatgttaaaatactttcttttatcCCCGCTTAATACGCAGAGGTAACTAATAGTAAACTATTTTTAGGTTGGTTTTCccaaaaaagtgtaaacactgtacgTCTTTGGCTCTTCCAAACTGACACAGCAACATTCACTCGATTAGTGTTATGAAATTGCAGATGGAGGAAGTATTCAGAAAACCATTTTGaaagcaatatttattttttccaattcTGTACACTtcaattttaaaggaatgttttgggctcaataaaagttaagttcaattgacaacatttgtggcataatgttgattgccactcaaaattattttgtgctgtcactcatttattaacaaaaaacttttgcaaattaacaaaaatttttattgaatggccccattcacttcaattgtgagTGCCAATCTGTAACttgtatattttatgtatattttaatatatattttaaaaaacaagggGCGAgcttgttgtggtaatcaacattatgccacaaatgctgtcaattgagcttaacttgtaatgaacccggaaCGTTCCTAGCATGACTTTTAATGCAGGAGGTAAAATGAACTTTAAAATTCAAAGCCAAACTTTAGCTTTGGTTGAAGttaattcaatattttatttacatttcacaaaatgtaattaacaattTTCACAAGATTTTTCAACCACTGTTGAAGCCCCCTACTTTGGACCATTCATTGTTGTTACACTACACAAAAACCGGAGTGAATTCAGTGAACTCACCCTTATCGTCCATCAGAGTGTCATCAGAGAGTGGAACTGGAGGAAGTTCTGGTGCATTAGCAAGTTCTTTCCTGGTAATGTCATATGTGAATGTCTCAGACTTATCTTGACTGCCCAGCAGCTTTGgagatgcagagaaagctgaATCTTGGGCTTGAAGAGGTGGACGGCTAGGTGGTGACTGGGGTGGAGGTGGTTTAAAGACATGCAGACTGGTTAAAGATGACACTGGTGAGATAGAGCGCTGAATGGGTGATGTGGGAGGAGATGTTGCAGATGTTTGAGTGTGCTGTGGTGAGGGGATTGTACGGTAGGGTGGACTGAGTGGGGATGCAGGACATTTGAAGGATGTGGATGAGGTGCGGCAGAAGGGAGACTTAACAGTGGGGATGAGAGGGGAAGTGGGACCAGAAATGGAGTTGGCCCTCTCAAAGATGAAAGCCGTGTCCGTCAAACTGCGCTGATAGCGACGGAATGGTGATTTGACTGAGGACCAGAACAAAAAAGAACTACAATAACTACAATACAGTTTTTCGGCCAAAGCTGATTAATCAGGCAATATTTGGGTATCACTGTGCCCACTTGGCCCAATTCTGATTAATAAAAGAGGTGTTTGTGTATACCTTGCAATCAATAAATTGTAtaattcaaaatattaaaatgcatgttTAATTCTTAATAATGAATCTTATTTGCTGTCATTAAATGGTCTGATTCagcaattattaaaaataattcaaatcaattagAAAAATGATTCAGcaaatgttaaattaaatcagCTTAATTATAAACATTATTCAGCTAAATATAATTctgcaattttaaaatgtattttaaaatatttaattaagctTATTTGCAATTCTtaactgttttataaatattgCCATGATATTGGCTACTCTGCTCTCTAGATTGTATCGCATAAGCCAAAATCCTATTTCATTCAACCACTATAATTAACACTGTAAGCTGATGCCTGTAAGCTGATTAGATGTGCTGTGAATCTCTGAAGGCCATGTTTACCTGAGCGTGGAGATCCAGGGCTTGAGGAGTTTTGTGAGGAGGCAGATAGCTGCCTGAAAAACTCTcttgcattaatggtgccctgaGAAACAAGTGCTGCTGCCTCCTAATGGACAAAAGAAGCTTGTGATTTTTCAATGAAGCCACAATTTATCTATAAACGATTAAGGAATAGTAGTGAATGTCACTAGTATTAAAGTAAATTATAGCAGGAGTTAAAGGCAAAGGCAACCCAGAAGAGCCAACAGAAAATGTGTGAAACCAGAAATGTCACTGACCACAACAATCAAGTTTCGAAAAGCAGACAGCAGAGTAATTACATAGTATGTACACAAGTGCAGTTAATACATTTAGTAACTATACTTTTAATTTACATTAAGACTATAAAGATTTAATCCAAGGATTTCTGTACggatttaacattagttaacatgaactaacaatgaacaacacttgcATTTATTAATCCAAGTTAATGTTAatataaatcaaaagttgtattagttaacattggttaatgttaCTTTTAACTTTTAGCTGATACATGCATTACAATTTTACAGACTTTCTCTCGCTGTAAGAAAGCCTATTagctataaaaaaattttttttaaaaggatgtGTCCCACCCAAATTTCCATCAACACAAGACAGAAAACTGTGCTTGTAAAGACATTTCATGCGGTATTTAATctgattaatttaaaaagtgGATAAATTTACTGCTGCTTTCTCTATGGATTCGCTGTGTCTGAGTCGCGCCCTCATGTCATCCTCATGCTTTCTCTGCTGATGCTCCTGTAAATTACACAAAGAACCCCAATATCATAACAGTATATGAATGCATTTAATCATTTCACTGTGCtagtaaattaaaatgttaaaaagtgaaCAACAAGATTTTAAAAGCTCAGTAGCATAACATACACTCATTAAACACTCACCCATCTCACTTTCTCCTCTTTTCTAGTCTCTTCATCAATCCGAGCCTGAATTCTCCTGTTAATAGAAAAGTAATGTTGAATTTATCCCCCCACAGAGTGAAGGGCCTCTTTTATCTAGTGTACAGAACAAACCTTTGCTCTTCAATCATCTGTAGCTTTTCATTCATCTTTCGGTCTCTTTCTTCAGCCTCTTTTTTTTCCTGGaaaactctttctctctcccagCGCCGTCTGTCTTCTACAGCCCTCCGACGTTCCTCCTCTTTTCGTTCCTCTTCCTCACGCTAACACACATATTATGTTTACTAGACATATGCAAGCACtattaatattttgcaatattttgccattttttttaaattatctgacatacagtatattatcatAGGTTATCTCTGGAATACTTTATTCTGACTGGTGAATCGCAGCATTCTgaggtaaaatatttttgtataaggACTGCTAATCCTACGGCCTCACttttaacataataaaataaaataaaaaaactaaattcaatgtttcatgtccattctTTATTTACTTGGTAAGAAGCCAtttaataagcaggataatgtgcatTCAGGCTGGCCATTATCACAAAATACACCCCTTTAGCCTACTAAACTGTAAATCTTGATCATTCTGTTGGGGGTTTATTTTTTGCTATAATGACCCACTGGCTGACTATAAATGTAGTATTTCGTGGCTTTTATTCATTAtgttttaaagggtcatgaaatggagaataacATTtgccttgatatttagacatataagaggtaactgtaccaAAAAATCAttctgtaaatttcagaactcaaaatttcctcctcagtctaaaaagagcatttatagttgccaccTTGCTGAAACGTGTCATTTTGAAATATGTCTGTTCGTGAGGTCAtgacacattgctcatttgtatttattaaatgttttattattttgtatataaacatgaagtGCACAGACTCATTTACCGCTGCTATGTATCTCGCCGCTTTTAAAAGtagcagtgtcaagttacaactttgAAAGTGAGAAGCATTTGTCTCTTTCAGCTGCTACCTCTCGTTATTTTGAGCACAAACGCATAATGGATGGGTTCTTTCACGCATCttcgctatttttaattgttgtatgTAAACATGTACTAAGATGGACGTATTTGACTGTTTTGTTGTGTTTCCAGTGATGTGCACCTCAGTGCGCCTTtagtatgtgtgtgcatctaGTTTCACCGCTCTGGATTATgcgtgttgtttttgtttttcaatttatgTCAGCGTGGTTTTCGCCCAATATTGttgtcataatatgattcaagctttgcaaaggaaatgtTTTTGGAGGATGaacagttaaaaacacttaaaaaacataagtaaaccatttcattcatgaatatttcaaatggcaTGTCTGTTTGATAGATTATGGtactgagtgttaacagttgtgcttgagatgaacagtttaatatatacggatgcaatgtgttggatatgtgttatgtgtaaaccctgcaattttgttttataatgttgttgagGGGCTTGTTCATTGTCTTTTGATTGAGTTTGCTGTATTTGAGGggttgcatgatgttagccaatcaggacagtgggcgtttacgttgaagttttaaggaggcgctttagccaaaactgagcatttcagacagagggccaaaaaacAGGGTTAGAAATGataatatattactaaattgtgactgtATTTGTGCAAACaaacttttataacattatcattggacctcagggaggatagtaaaatgataaaaatagcacttcatgacccctttaagatttcACTCATTATATCTTGAAAATGGCTAAAAACCAACAATCTGGGAAATGACATGTGTATTAGGAGAAAGTAATTGCTGTCCAGCTCTAAACATAGCTGTACCTCTGCACGTGCCCAGAAGGTGTCTCTGTTAATCCGTCTTATCTCCATGGCAGCATTTGTCTTCCTGTAGTTAGTGCCCTGTGGGTGTGGCATAGAAAacgaaacaacaaaaaagaaaaaatgaccCAAAATGTCCATTATAGAAAATTAGACATCTCCCCAATGTGTATCACAAAATTATACCCTGAAAAAGACCACTGATTTGACATTTGAATGAAGTTCTTTAACACAGCCAATTATGTGGTATTTTTGAGGTAACTCACCACAGTCTCCTCCTGCTGCATTGCTTTTGAGGATCTCCTCAGTCTCTCCATTGGTGGTCGAATTTTTTCCAAAGCAGCCATAATCTTCTCCTCCGTCAACTCATCTTGCTGTGAGGCTGTTATAAATAATTGAGCCTCCTGTAAAGACAGAAACATtgagagataaaaaaaatgctGACCACACTTTGCAACAAGGAATCTTTTAGATAGGTTTGCTGTGTATGCTGTTTTATTGGTTAAAGATTGAGTATAGTTTTGAActgattttaaaagaaaaatgtgtttgaaatgccTTTTATACAGCTTTCTAAGTACAccaaatatacagtttttttaatGATAAGACACAATCTCAGAGTCAAtaacttgacacacacacacacatacaaatcatATTCTAGAGTTATGCAATAGCAATggattttgaatattttaaagtcATATAATACAGTAGATTTTATATGTATAAACATTAGCAAACACTTTTCATCAATGCATTAAAGCGACATTTTATCCTACTGTATTTCTATATATGTGGTccttgggaattgaacccatgaccttggtgtttTTTGCACCATACACTATCAGCTGAGCTACAACAGAAAGCCTGTATTAGAATCTGCTCAAGACAGTTTGGAAGAAGTCATAATAACTGTTATATATGCTTATCACGTCTCATGCTTGAAactaatttatttgcattggctgtaGAAATGTAACAGAAACATGTTTTAAACCTTAAATCTTAAGAAGCACTGTGGTTGGAATATTGGAAATAACttaacacagataaggttagtaaatgATTCAATCACACTAGTCTCATGTTAACTGTATAATTTTTAaatcttgtggctatgcttttgaaacattgtgtgtttaaatatttgttgcattgcacatttacttccattgaaagtgcctgattgtaactgcgatttttaatcgaCTTTGATATTGATATCAATATTGTGACTATCAGCCTTCTCTCATTGTACTGATTTACAAGTTCTACAGTATATTTCAATTTTGACCATGACCCCCCCCCCAAATAAACAAAATTctaattatttgaattaatgggacattgttttatgttagaaaacatttaaaacttcGTACAAAATTGTGTCACTGTTGTTGGGTACTGATTGTCTGTGTAAACTCTGACCTATTGTGACACAGGGACTCATGGCCTTTCTAACTACAAGCAGTATAAGCAACCTCTTAGGGCCTCTGAGCCAACAGGGGGGGTCCACAAAGAaaggtttttatatatatatatatacagtggcatgcataagtttgggcacccctgatcaaaattgctgttgctgtgaatagctaAGCGAGAAAAGAAATTGAAGACCTCAATGTGAACTCCACTGTTCCTGTTAACTGTCATTTCTTAATTACATAATGAACTGAGGAAACGGCTACATAAAAACGCTTtgctatcttcttatagcctataCGCTTTGCTATCTCCTGCTTTGTGGGCatcaattattgtaattttcagagtGCAAGGCAGCTACTTAGTGGAGCTCATGGCTGCTGATTGTTGGGACAAGATTTGTATAGagtatgtatacatacatacagagtaTGTataaagtagagatgcaccgatcgactggccagggaccggaattagccgattttccgcatgctcggcccggaccagTGAttggccggtcagcctcacgtcttaccgattccaagacggtccgttttgttgccagcggcgcaggcaataacgtcacagccgcacgtaaacatgtcattggcgtggaagatcttcactgtgtaaGTGAAGAATACagaaagttcgaaatgtgtaataattgtaagtagtgttgtcaaaagtaccgacttcggtaccaagtcggtactgacaTTGAAAAATGTGATGCTTTGAGCGCTGTTGAGTGGAATCGTAAACTCCTCTGATTGGCCGTTGTGTTCacgcgctcatcggatatgtctgtgattggctacaatgattttaaaaaagaagctaaaaagtgaaagcggctaaagctagccagagctcagagccagccacaagtcagcagcctctcctatcattccttggtatgagcaacgaaaataccaaagcaattatgaggaaaattatggaattcatggccctggatgaccagctgttctccatagttgaggacagaggtatcagaaatctgatacatttcctcgatacagagtagg from Xyrauchen texanus isolate HMW12.3.18 chromosome 3, RBS_HiC_50CHRs, whole genome shotgun sequence includes these protein-coding regions:
- the LOC127633266 gene encoding drebrin-like protein B isoform X2; translation: MRAINLDTYSLSLLTAKEDILNPRASTNWAIFAYDGATNNLKLFDSGAGGLMELVGKFHNSRPMYGLCRVGLTETGQPQIVMICWVGESVDECRITECASHVPAVKTFFKEAQLFITASQQDELTEEKIMAALEKIRPPMERLRRSSKAMQQEETVGTNYRKTNAAMEIRRINRDTFWARAEREEEERKEEERRRAVEDRRRWERERVFQEKKEAEERDRKMNEKLQMIEEQRRIQARIDEETRKEEKVRWEHQQRKHEDDMRARLRHSESIEKAAEAAALVSQGTINAREFFRQLSASSQNSSSPGSPRSVKSPFRRYQRSLTDTAFIFERANSISGPTSPLIPTVKSPFCRTSSTSFKCPASPLSPPYRTIPSPQHTQTSATSPPTSPIQRSISPVSSLTSLHVFKPPPPQSPPSRPPLQAQDSAFSASPKLLGSQDKSETFTYDITRKELANAPELPPVPLSDDTLMDDKELVTGSRMLCELKSDAYLTAKTVLVEVDEEEGEEPGKLSTTLSSDNKITTHFEDEVKTVEEQLETVDENSGISPLEKVEEQELEPELESEEELGSEEQPAVESEEFLPDVAQSGPEPGRTVVPTLEEDLEDDEIDEDLPENQEDVDVSEHSTPERYCYTVNHEEEDDDEIQTELVTENGESSPDRLLRVRALYDYQAEDETEISFEPGDIISDVETIDKAWWRGSSKDGRQGLFPANYVETI
- the LOC127633266 gene encoding drebrin-like protein B isoform X1; the encoded protein is MRAINLDTYSLSLLTAKEDILNPRASTNWAIFAYDGATNNLKLFDSGAGGLMELVGKFHNSRPMYGLCRVGLTETGQPQIVMICWVGESVDECRITECASHVPAVKTFFKEAQLFITASQQDELTEEKIMAALEKIRPPMERLRRSSKAMQQEETVGTNYRKTNAAMEIRRINRDTFWARAEREEEERKEEERRRAVEDRRRWERERVFQEKKEAEERDRKMNEKLQMIEEQRRIQARIDEETRKEEKVRWEHQQRKHEDDMRARLRHSESIEKAAEAAALVSQGTINAREFFRQLSASSQNSSSPGSPRSVKSPFRRYQRSLTDTAFIFERANSISGPTSPLIPTVKSPFCRTSSTSFKCPASPLSPPYRTIPSPQHTQTSATSPPTSPIQRSISPVSSLTSLHVFKPPPPQSPPSRPPLQAQDSAFSASPKLLGSQDKSETFTYDITRKELANAPELPPVPLSDDTLMDDKELVTGSRMLCELKSDAYLTAKTVLVEVDEEEGEEPGKLSTTLSSDNKITTHFEDEVKTVEEQLETVDENSGISPLEKVEEQELEPELESEEELGSEEQPAVESEEFLPDVAQSGPEPGRTVVPTLEEDLEDDEIDEDLPENQEEDVDVSEHSTPERYCYTVNHEEEDDDEIQTELVTENGESSPDRLLRVRALYDYQAEDETEISFEPGDIISDVETIDKAWWRGSSKDGRQGLFPANYVETI